From Pseudomonas hefeiensis, one genomic window encodes:
- the trpA gene encoding tryptophan synthase subunit alpha — translation MSRLQTRFAELKEQNRAALVTFVTAGDPNYDTSLAILKGLPAAGADVIELGMPFTDPMADGPAIQLANIRALGAQQNLAKTLQMVREFREVNNDTPLVLMGYFNPIHRYGVQRFIGEALDSGVDGLIVVDMPPEHNSELCEPAQAAGLDFIRLTTPTTDDVRLPTVLNGSSGFVYYVSVAGVTGAGAATLEHVEEAVARLRRHTDLPISIGFGIRTPEQAAAIARLADGVVVGSALIDHIASADTPEQAIDGVLSLCAALADGVRKARVS, via the coding sequence ATGAGCCGCCTGCAAACCCGTTTTGCCGAACTCAAGGAACAGAACCGCGCCGCTCTGGTGACTTTCGTTACCGCTGGCGACCCGAACTACGACACCTCGCTGGCGATCCTCAAGGGCCTGCCGGCGGCTGGTGCTGACGTGATTGAGCTGGGCATGCCGTTCACCGATCCGATGGCCGACGGCCCGGCGATCCAGTTGGCGAACATCCGCGCCTTGGGCGCACAGCAGAATCTGGCGAAAACCCTGCAGATGGTTCGCGAGTTCCGTGAAGTTAATAACGATACGCCGCTGGTGTTGATGGGCTACTTCAATCCGATCCATCGCTATGGCGTGCAGCGTTTCATTGGCGAAGCGCTGGACTCGGGTGTGGATGGGCTGATCGTGGTGGACATGCCACCTGAGCACAACAGTGAGCTGTGCGAGCCGGCCCAGGCCGCTGGTCTGGACTTCATTCGCCTGACCACGCCGACCACCGATGACGTGCGTTTGCCGACGGTGCTCAACGGCAGTTCCGGTTTTGTGTATTACGTCTCGGTGGCCGGCGTGACCGGCGCCGGCGCCGCGACGCTGGAACATGTGGAAGAAGCCGTGGCGCGCCTGCGTCGTCATACCGATCTGCCGATCAGCATTGGTTTCGGCATTCGTACCCCGGAGCAAGCCGCGGCCATCGCACGGTTGGCCGATGGGGTGGTGGTCGGTTCGGCGCTGATCGACCATATCGCCAGTGCTGATACACCGGAGCAGGCGATCGATGGGGTGTTGAGCCTTTGCGCCGCTTTGGCTGATGGGGTGCGTAAGGCGCGGGTTAGCTGA
- a CDS encoding DUF4105 domain-containing protein: MRPFAVWLTAGIVLLLGSTAQAGLQLHLNDEGLTPAQQQASQALLDEAMQALPPRFIEQLDRRIDVGWTDRMPANAYGQASLVSQLDLNRNLLDSLTDGSAATQKTHRPHGTVRREMLATVLHELTHIYDRSRLWPNAERALIQRCTRRTSSAGLIGLPDECRGENDRRFTLSDDPRLLDLAGWPQYVGRRGEREQHNRQIARSPDIYETSSPKEFVAVNMEYFLLDPSYACRRPALYRYYQEHFGWAPAAKNTCAQSFAFLNAGNDFAKTPLGKVDPERVYAIDYLLAEANQNWVSRWGHSMLRLVICAPDRPRGPDCRLDLDQHLVLSYRAFVGDVQLSSWDGLVGKYPSRLFVLPLAQVIDEYTKTELRSLASVPLNLSRSEIEATVERAAEMHWSYDGNYYFLSNNCAVENLKLLRSGSNNAQLKGLDSILPNGLLEVLKGRGLADTSVLDDPKEALRLGYRFDSFRERYQAMFEVLKKHLPIKQQTVEDWLALSAAERRPWFEQADLRTSAALLLLEQASYRRQLLLAQDEVKQRYLGARELQNGGMERANATLQQILANSGFLSRPAELLGSSGYGLPQPSEWQRLESESSLRQKQLQTLTGDLDKEVRALLEPSRAAEISASEDNVKRIGEHLRKLHKAGGGLELP, encoded by the coding sequence GTGAGGCCGTTCGCCGTCTGGCTGACGGCCGGGATCGTGCTGCTCTTGGGCAGCACCGCCCAGGCCGGCTTGCAACTGCACCTTAACGACGAAGGACTGACCCCGGCGCAACAACAGGCCAGCCAGGCGCTGCTCGATGAAGCGATGCAGGCCCTGCCGCCGCGATTCATCGAACAGCTGGACCGACGCATTGATGTGGGCTGGACCGACCGGATGCCCGCCAACGCCTATGGCCAGGCGTCGCTGGTGTCGCAGCTGGACCTCAATCGCAACCTGCTCGACAGCCTCACCGACGGCAGTGCCGCCACGCAAAAGACCCATCGCCCCCACGGTACGGTGCGGCGGGAAATGCTCGCCACGGTCCTGCATGAACTGACCCACATTTATGATCGCTCACGTTTATGGCCGAATGCCGAACGCGCGCTGATCCAACGCTGCACCCGACGCACCAGCAGCGCCGGGCTGATCGGCCTTCCCGATGAATGCCGGGGCGAGAACGACCGCCGCTTCACCCTCAGCGATGATCCCCGCCTGCTGGACCTCGCCGGCTGGCCGCAATACGTCGGCCGTCGTGGTGAACGGGAACAGCACAATCGCCAGATCGCCCGCAGCCCGGACATCTACGAGACGAGCAGCCCCAAGGAGTTCGTCGCGGTCAACATGGAGTACTTTCTCCTGGACCCGAGCTACGCCTGCCGACGGCCTGCACTGTATCGCTATTATCAGGAACACTTCGGTTGGGCTCCCGCCGCCAAGAATACCTGCGCCCAGTCATTCGCGTTTCTCAACGCCGGCAACGACTTTGCCAAGACGCCACTGGGCAAGGTTGACCCAGAGCGGGTCTACGCCATCGATTATCTCTTGGCCGAAGCCAACCAGAACTGGGTCAGCCGCTGGGGCCACAGCATGCTGCGGCTGGTGATCTGCGCACCGGACCGCCCCCGTGGGCCGGACTGCCGACTGGACCTGGATCAACACCTGGTGCTGTCCTACCGCGCCTTCGTTGGCGATGTGCAGTTGTCGAGCTGGGACGGCCTGGTAGGCAAATACCCGTCGCGCCTGTTCGTACTGCCGCTGGCCCAGGTCATCGATGAATACACCAAGACCGAACTGCGCAGCCTGGCCTCGGTACCACTGAACCTGTCACGGTCCGAGATCGAGGCAACGGTCGAGCGCGCCGCCGAAATGCACTGGAGCTACGACGGCAACTATTACTTCCTGTCCAATAACTGCGCGGTGGAAAACCTGAAGTTGCTGCGCAGCGGCAGCAATAACGCACAGCTCAAGGGCCTGGACAGCATCCTGCCCAACGGTTTGCTGGAAGTGCTCAAGGGACGCGGTCTGGCCGATACCAGCGTGCTCGATGATCCCAAGGAGGCCTTGCGCCTGGGCTACCGTTTCGACTCGTTCCGCGAGCGCTATCAGGCCATGTTCGAGGTGCTGAAGAAACACCTGCCCATCAAGCAACAAACAGTGGAAGACTGGCTGGCCCTGAGCGCCGCAGAACGCCGACCATGGTTTGAGCAGGCCGACCTGCGCACCAGTGCGGCATTGCTACTGCTGGAACAGGCCAGTTATCGCCGGCAGTTGCTTCTGGCCCAGGATGAGGTCAAACAGCGTTACCTCGGTGCCCGGGAGTTGCAGAACGGAGGCATGGAAAGGGCCAACGCGACGCTGCAACAGATCCTCGCCAACAGTGGTTTCCTGAGCCGTCCCGCCGAGTTGCTGGGCAGTAGCGGTTACGGGCTGCCGCAGCCCAGCGAGTGGCAGCGACTGGAGTCCGAAAGCAGCTTGCGTCAGAAACAGCTTCAAACACTGACCGGGGATTTGGATAAGGAAGTCAGGGCCTTGCTTGAGCCAAGCCGTGCGGCAGAAATTAGCGCCAGTGAGGACAACGTCAAAAGGATCGGCGAGCATTTGCGCAAGTTGCACAAGGCGGGCGGCGGGTTGGAGTTGCCTTGA
- a CDS encoding DUF2388 domain-containing protein, whose amino-acid sequence MRSPLIAAALGLLVLADVAQAQTLVATSNIVVRASQRTIDFTSDTTTSIRDSKIVREAHDDAASFVASNGEIRGAHLEAAFDTLRTRVPEARDASDQILAEAILAL is encoded by the coding sequence ATGCGTAGCCCACTGATTGCTGCCGCCCTAGGCCTGCTGGTGTTGGCCGATGTGGCCCAGGCACAAACCCTGGTAGCCACCAGTAACATCGTCGTTCGCGCTTCCCAGCGCACGATCGATTTCACTTCCGACACCACTACATCTATCCGTGATTCGAAAATCGTCCGTGAAGCCCATGACGACGCGGCCAGTTTCGTCGCCAGTAACGGTGAGATACGTGGTGCTCATCTCGAGGCCGCCTTCGACACCTTGCGCACCCGCGTACCGGAAGCCCGCGACGCCAGTGACCAGATTCTCGCCGAAGCCATCCTCGCATTGTGA
- a CDS encoding DUF2388 domain-containing protein, protein MRFYSDLSIAFFFSALCWSVPAHAFDVSTQQVVISGYATSMVTSAPFDHKLIAAAHDDAAAFVASDGQLRGARLESALDYLHRTQPKLHVSDLELAQAILVQ, encoded by the coding sequence ATGCGTTTCTACTCAGATCTGTCCATCGCTTTTTTCTTCAGCGCTTTATGCTGGTCCGTTCCGGCCCATGCCTTCGATGTCTCCACCCAGCAAGTCGTGATCAGCGGCTATGCCACGAGCATGGTGACCTCCGCGCCCTTCGACCATAAACTGATCGCCGCCGCCCACGATGATGCTGCGGCATTCGTTGCCAGCGACGGGCAGTTGAGAGGCGCGCGACTGGAGTCGGCCCTGGATTATCTACACCGGACCCAACCAAAACTTCACGTCAGCGACCTTGAACTGGCACAGGCAATTCTCGTCCAATAG
- a CDS encoding DUF2388 domain-containing protein, which yields MISLRLLSAAALLAVAAHSNASSFIVTTDSLVGALKATSDATSDLTSSFRDNKIVLAARDDAASFVASNGAIRGVKLESALDFIRQQAPQLNATDAQLAQAILVI from the coding sequence ATGATCAGTCTTCGTCTGCTCAGCGCCGCCGCCCTGCTGGCCGTAGCCGCCCACTCCAATGCCAGTAGTTTCATTGTCACCACCGACTCCCTTGTGGGTGCACTCAAGGCCACATCCGACGCCACATCCGACCTTACGTCGTCGTTTCGAGATAACAAGATCGTCCTGGCCGCCCGTGACGACGCTGCCAGCTTCGTCGCCAGCAACGGCGCCATCCGCGGTGTGAAACTGGAAAGCGCTCTGGATTTTATCCGGCAGCAGGCGCCGCAGTTGAACGCCACCGACGCGCAGCTGGCCCAAGCCATCCTGGTGATCTGA
- a CDS encoding DUF1127 domain-containing protein: MERTLSSELFFEDKAEKNQASLPLRVIANLMLWQRRIASRHQLARLDARLLADAGISEAQRYEELSKPFWR, translated from the coding sequence ATGGAACGTACACTCAGTTCCGAGCTGTTCTTCGAAGACAAAGCTGAAAAAAACCAGGCTTCCCTGCCTCTTCGCGTTATCGCTAACCTGATGTTGTGGCAGCGCCGCATCGCCAGCCGCCACCAACTGGCTCGTCTGGATGCACGCTTGCTGGCTGACGCCGGTATCAGCGAAGCACAACGCTACGAAGAGCTGAGCAAGCCGTTCTGGCGCTAA
- a CDS encoding acetyl-CoA hydrolase/transferase family protein, whose translation MYRDRIRLPSLLNKVMSAAEAALLIQDGMTVGMSGFTRAGEAKAVPHALAERAKVTPLKISLMTGASLGNDLDKELTEAGVLARRMPFQVDSTLRKAINAGEVMFIDQHLSETVEQLRNAQLKLPDIAVIEAVAITEQGHIVPTTSVGNSASFAIFARQIIVEINLAHNPDLEGLHDIYIPSYRPTRTPIPLVKVDDRIGSTAIPIPPEKIAAIVITHQPDSPSTVMPPDSDTQAIADHLIGFFKEEVAAGRMTNKLGPLQAGIGNIANAVMCGLIDSPFEDLTMYSEVLQDSTFDLIDAGKLSFASGSSITLSGRRNADVFGNLEKYKDKLVLRPQEISNHPEVVRRLGIIAINTALEFDLYGNVNSTHVCGTRMMNGIGGSGDFARNAHLAIFVTKSIAKGGAISSVVPMVSHVDHTEHDVDILVTEIGLADLRGLAPRERARVVIDNCVHPSYRQALNEYFEAACALGGHTPHILRDALSWHLNLEETGRMLAV comes from the coding sequence ATGTACCGTGATCGCATCCGCCTGCCTTCGTTATTGAATAAAGTGATGAGTGCTGCCGAAGCAGCCTTGTTGATTCAGGACGGCATGACCGTCGGCATGAGCGGCTTTACCCGCGCCGGAGAAGCGAAAGCGGTGCCCCACGCGCTGGCTGAGCGCGCCAAGGTCACACCACTGAAAATCAGCCTGATGACCGGTGCGAGCCTGGGTAACGACCTCGACAAGGAGCTCACCGAAGCCGGCGTGCTGGCGCGGCGCATGCCGTTCCAGGTCGACAGCACCCTACGCAAGGCGATCAACGCTGGCGAGGTGATGTTCATCGATCAGCACCTGTCGGAAACCGTCGAGCAATTACGCAACGCCCAGCTCAAGTTGCCGGACATTGCCGTGATCGAAGCCGTGGCGATTACCGAGCAAGGCCATATCGTGCCCACCACCTCGGTGGGCAACTCGGCCAGCTTCGCTATTTTCGCCAGGCAGATAATTGTTGAAATCAACCTGGCCCATAACCCTGATCTGGAAGGGTTGCATGACATCTATATCCCGAGCTATCGCCCGACCCGCACACCGATTCCCTTGGTAAAGGTCGACGACCGTATCGGCAGCACCGCCATCCCGATACCACCGGAAAAAATTGCCGCCATTGTCATCACCCATCAGCCGGATTCGCCCTCGACAGTCATGCCGCCGGACAGCGACACCCAGGCGATTGCCGATCATTTGATCGGCTTCTTCAAAGAGGAAGTCGCCGCCGGGCGCATGACCAACAAACTCGGTCCGTTGCAGGCCGGTATCGGCAACATTGCCAATGCCGTGATGTGCGGGTTGATCGACTCCCCGTTCGAAGACTTGACCATGTATTCCGAAGTCCTGCAGGACTCCACATTTGACCTGATCGACGCCGGCAAACTGAGCTTCGCCTCTGGCAGTTCCATTACGCTGTCGGGCCGACGCAATGCCGACGTCTTCGGCAATCTGGAGAAGTACAAGGACAAGCTGGTCCTGCGCCCCCAGGAAATTTCCAACCACCCCGAGGTAGTACGCCGCTTGGGCATCATCGCCATCAATACGGCGCTGGAGTTCGACCTCTACGGCAACGTCAACTCCACCCATGTCTGCGGCACACGAATGATGAATGGGATTGGTGGCTCGGGCGACTTTGCCCGGAATGCGCATCTGGCGATTTTCGTCACCAAGTCGATTGCCAAGGGTGGCGCGATTTCCAGTGTTGTGCCGATGGTCAGCCATGTGGACCACACTGAACACGATGTCGACATCCTGGTGACCGAGATCGGTTTGGCCGACCTGCGTGGCCTGGCGCCAAGGGAGCGGGCGCGGGTGGTTATCGACAATTGCGTGCATCCGTCCTATCGCCAGGCATTGAACGAGTATTTTGAAGCGGCGTGCGCCCTGGGTGGACACACACCGCACATCCTGCGCGATGCACTGAGTTGGCACCTGAACCTGGAAGAGACCGGGCGGATGCTGGCGGTTTAA
- a CDS encoding NAD(P)(+) transhydrogenase (Re/Si-specific) subunit beta, which translates to MSMNLVTTLYLIASVCFIQALKGLSHPTTSRRGNLFGMLGMALAVLTTVGLIYKLGAELATAGIGYVIVGLLVGGTAGSIMAKRVEMTKMPELVAFMHSMIGLAAVFIAIAAVVEPQSLGIVQQLGDAIPAGNRLELFLGAAIGAITFSGSVIAFGKLSGKYKFRLFQGAPVQFAGQHKLNLILGLATLGLGLMFMFTGNLGAFALMLALAFVLGVLIIIPIGGADMPVVVSMLNSYSGWAAAGIGFSLNNSMLIIAGSLVGSSGAILSYIMCKAMNRSFFNVLLGGFGNTAEAAGPAGSKEARPVKSGSADDATFLLTNADTVIIVPGYGLAVARAQHALKELTEKLTHHGVTVKYAIHPVAGRMPGHMNVLLAEAEVPYDQVFEMEDINSEFGQADVVLVLGANDVVNPAAKNDPKSPIAGMPILEAFKAKTIIVNKRSMASGYAGLDNELFYLDKTMMVFGDAKKVIEDMVKAVE; encoded by the coding sequence ATGAGCATGAATCTGGTAACGACGCTCTACCTGATCGCGTCTGTCTGCTTCATCCAGGCCCTCAAGGGCCTGTCGCACCCGACCACATCCCGGCGTGGCAACCTGTTCGGCATGCTCGGCATGGCGCTGGCGGTGCTCACTACCGTGGGCCTCATCTATAAGCTGGGCGCTGAGCTAGCGACAGCCGGCATCGGCTACGTCATCGTCGGCCTGTTGGTCGGCGGTACCGCCGGCTCGATCATGGCCAAGCGCGTCGAGATGACCAAGATGCCGGAACTGGTGGCGTTCATGCACAGCATGATCGGCCTGGCTGCGGTGTTCATCGCCATTGCAGCAGTGGTCGAGCCACAGTCCCTGGGCATCGTCCAACAGTTGGGCGATGCCATTCCGGCCGGTAACCGCCTGGAACTGTTCCTCGGCGCCGCCATCGGCGCAATCACCTTCTCCGGTTCGGTAATAGCCTTCGGCAAGCTGTCGGGCAAGTACAAGTTTCGCCTGTTCCAGGGCGCGCCGGTACAGTTTGCCGGCCAGCACAAACTCAACCTGATCCTGGGCCTTGCAACACTGGGTCTGGGCCTGATGTTCATGTTCACCGGCAACCTCGGCGCATTTGCCTTGATGCTGGCCCTGGCGTTCGTGCTGGGCGTGCTGATCATCATCCCGATCGGCGGTGCGGACATGCCGGTGGTAGTGTCGATGCTCAACAGCTATTCCGGCTGGGCGGCGGCCGGTATCGGCTTCTCGCTGAACAACTCGATGCTGATCATTGCCGGTTCCTTGGTGGGTTCGAGCGGTGCGATTCTGTCGTACATCATGTGCAAGGCCATGAACCGTTCGTTCTTCAACGTGCTGCTCGGCGGGTTCGGCAACACCGCAGAGGCTGCCGGCCCTGCGGGCTCCAAAGAAGCCCGCCCGGTGAAATCCGGTTCGGCGGACGACGCCACCTTCCTGCTGACCAACGCCGACACCGTGATCATTGTCCCAGGCTACGGCCTCGCGGTGGCCCGCGCGCAACACGCCTTGAAAGAGCTGACTGAAAAGCTGACCCACCACGGCGTGACCGTTAAATACGCGATCCACCCGGTGGCCGGCCGGATGCCTGGACACATGAACGTGCTACTGGCCGAGGCCGAAGTGCCTTACGACCAGGTGTTCGAAATGGAAGACATCAACTCCGAGTTCGGTCAGGCCGACGTGGTGCTGGTGCTGGGCGCCAACGACGTGGTCAACCCGGCGGCGAAGAACGATCCGAAGTCGCCGATTGCCGGCATGCCGATTCTCGAAGCGTTCAAAGCCAAGACCATCATCGTCAACAAGCGCTCGATGGCCAGCGGCTACGCCGGTCTGGACAACGAGCTGTTCTACCTCGACAAGACCATGATGGTGTTCGGTGACGCCAAGAAGGTCATCGAAGACATGGTCAAAGCCGTGGAATAA
- a CDS encoding NAD(P) transhydrogenase subunit alpha encodes MEELISPGIYNLIIFVLAIYVGYHVVWNVTPALHTPLMAVTNAISAIVIVGAMLAAALTVTPLGKTMGTLAVALAAVNVFGGFLVTRRMLEMFKKKAPKAVKEEAPK; translated from the coding sequence ATGGAAGAGCTTATCTCCCCCGGTATCTACAACCTGATCATCTTTGTGCTGGCGATTTATGTCGGTTACCACGTGGTCTGGAACGTAACACCCGCGCTGCACACACCACTGATGGCGGTGACCAATGCCATTTCGGCGATCGTGATCGTCGGCGCCATGCTTGCCGCCGCGCTGACCGTGACCCCGCTGGGCAAGACCATGGGCACCCTCGCCGTGGCCCTGGCGGCAGTGAACGTGTTCGGTGGCTTCCTGGTGACGCGCCGCATGCTCGAAATGTTCAAGAAAAAAGCCCCGAAAGCCGTAAAAGAAGAGGCGCCCAAGTAA
- a CDS encoding Re/Si-specific NAD(P)(+) transhydrogenase subunit alpha, with amino-acid sequence MHIGVPLETQTGETRVAATPETIKKLIGQGHKVTVQSGAGIKASVIDSAYEAAGATIGGASDAFGAELILKVVAPSDSELTLIKTGAVLVGMLNPFNNETIAKLAERGITAFALEAAPRTSRAQSLDVLSSQANIAGYKSVLLAAHYYPRFMPMLMTAAGTVKAARVLILGAGVAGLQAIATAKRLGAVIEASDVRPAVKEQIESLGAKFVDVPYETDEERECAIGVGGYARPMPASWMQRQAQAVHERAKQADIVITTALIPGRKAPTLLSAETVAQMKPGSVVIDLAAAQGGNCPLTVADQVVIENGVTICGPTNLAGEVAADASALYARNLLDFLKLVFTKEGQFDVNLEDDIVAACLMCRDGQVIRKNA; translated from the coding sequence GTGCACATTGGTGTTCCTCTCGAAACCCAGACGGGTGAAACACGGGTTGCTGCAACCCCGGAAACCATCAAGAAGCTGATCGGCCAAGGCCATAAGGTCACTGTTCAAAGCGGTGCCGGCATCAAGGCAAGCGTTATCGACAGTGCTTATGAAGCAGCGGGTGCCACCATTGGCGGCGCCAGTGATGCGTTCGGGGCCGAACTGATCCTTAAGGTGGTCGCCCCCAGCGACAGCGAACTGACGCTGATCAAGACCGGCGCCGTTCTGGTGGGCATGCTCAATCCGTTCAACAACGAAACCATTGCCAAGCTGGCCGAACGCGGCATTACCGCTTTCGCCCTTGAGGCTGCGCCACGTACCTCCCGCGCCCAAAGCCTGGATGTGCTGTCGTCTCAGGCGAACATTGCCGGCTACAAATCCGTGCTGCTGGCTGCCCACTACTACCCACGCTTCATGCCGATGCTGATGACCGCCGCGGGTACCGTAAAAGCAGCGCGAGTGCTGATTCTCGGTGCTGGCGTGGCCGGACTGCAGGCGATTGCCACGGCCAAGCGCCTGGGCGCTGTGATCGAGGCGTCGGATGTGCGGCCGGCAGTGAAGGAGCAAATTGAATCCCTCGGCGCCAAGTTCGTCGACGTGCCTTACGAAACCGATGAAGAGCGTGAATGCGCCATCGGTGTCGGTGGTTATGCCCGCCCCATGCCGGCCAGCTGGATGCAGCGCCAGGCCCAGGCCGTGCACGAACGCGCCAAACAGGCGGACATCGTCATCACCACCGCACTGATTCCGGGCCGCAAGGCTCCGACGCTGCTGAGTGCCGAAACCGTCGCGCAGATGAAACCCGGCTCGGTGGTCATCGATCTCGCGGCAGCCCAGGGCGGTAACTGCCCGCTGACCGTGGCCGATCAGGTGGTGATCGAAAATGGCGTGACCATTTGCGGTCCGACCAACCTGGCCGGCGAAGTCGCGGCCGACGCTTCGGCGCTGTACGCCCGTAACCTGCTGGACTTCCTGAAGCTGGTCTTCACCAAGGAAGGTCAGTTCGACGTGAACCTGGAAGACGACATCGTCGCCGCGTGCCTGATGTGCCGCGACGGCCAAGTCATCCGCAAAAACGCCTAA
- a CDS encoding LysR family transcriptional regulator: MRRKIPSTAALVSFEAAARHESFTKAAQELSLTQGAICRQIASLEDFLSVELFRRSRRGVKLTEAGLSYSRRVATQLDAVERDTLSVMGHTGANVIELAVVPTFGTQWLLPRLKDFQQQHPEVTVNLTNRTRPFLFADTDFDAAIYFGDADWSGTESHKLMGENPMPVCSPSLLGNRTSLTPQAIAELPLLQQTTRPYAWRQWFNSQNLNIARDLTGPRYELFSMLAQAAMHDMGVALIPPFLIQRELAEKRLVVANRNALSSIKAYYLMIPERKVESASLRAFRDWLVKQAADYSLD, from the coding sequence ATGCGCAGAAAAATCCCCAGCACCGCCGCCCTGGTCAGCTTCGAGGCAGCCGCACGTCATGAGAGCTTCACCAAGGCCGCACAGGAGCTTTCCCTCACGCAGGGTGCTATTTGCCGACAGATCGCCAGCCTGGAAGACTTCCTCAGTGTGGAGTTGTTCCGACGTTCACGGCGAGGAGTCAAACTGACAGAGGCCGGACTTTCCTACAGCCGCCGAGTGGCCACCCAACTGGACGCCGTCGAGCGCGATACTCTTTCAGTGATGGGGCATACCGGCGCCAATGTGATCGAGTTGGCTGTAGTTCCGACGTTTGGCACTCAATGGCTATTACCGCGTCTCAAGGACTTCCAGCAGCAGCATCCAGAAGTCACGGTCAATCTGACCAATCGCACGCGGCCCTTTCTCTTTGCGGATACGGATTTTGACGCCGCCATCTATTTTGGCGATGCGGACTGGTCTGGTACCGAATCCCACAAGCTGATGGGGGAAAATCCGATGCCCGTGTGCAGTCCCTCCTTACTGGGTAACCGGACCAGTCTGACACCGCAAGCTATCGCCGAACTGCCCCTACTCCAACAAACCACTCGCCCGTATGCCTGGCGCCAGTGGTTCAACTCACAAAACCTCAATATCGCGCGAGACCTGACAGGCCCGCGTTATGAACTATTCTCCATGCTTGCCCAAGCGGCCATGCACGACATGGGAGTCGCCTTGATTCCACCCTTCTTGATCCAGCGCGAGCTGGCAGAGAAACGACTGGTGGTTGCCAATCGAAATGCCTTATCGAGCATCAAGGCCTACTACCTGATGATCCCCGAACGAAAGGTCGAATCGGCGTCCCTGCGGGCTTTTCGCGACTGGCTGGTAAAACAGGCGGCTGACTATAGCCTTGATTAA
- a CDS encoding acyl-CoA dehydrogenase: MAGKASFNWIDPLLLDQQLTEEERMIRDTAEQFAQQKLAPRVLEAFRHEKTDPAIFREMGEVGLLGATIPEQYGGSGLNYVSYGLIAREVERVDSGYRSMMSVQSSLVMVPINEFGTEAQKQKYLPKLASGEWIGCFGLTEPNHGSDPGAMITRARKVEGGYSLTGSKMWITNSPIADVFVVWGKDDAGDIRGFVLEKGWKGLSAPAIHGKVGLRASITGEIVMDNVFVPEENIFPDVRGLKGPFTCLNSARYGISWGALGAAEFCWHTARQYTLDRQQFGRPLAATQLIQKKLADMQTEITLALQGCLRLGRMKDEGTAAVEITSIMKRNSCGKSLDIARMARDMLGGNGISDEFGIARHLVNLEVVNTYEGTHDVHALILGRAQTGIQAFY; the protein is encoded by the coding sequence ATGGCCGGTAAAGCGAGTTTCAACTGGATTGATCCATTGTTGTTGGACCAGCAACTCACCGAAGAAGAGCGCATGATTCGCGACACTGCCGAGCAGTTCGCCCAACAGAAGCTCGCGCCGCGGGTATTGGAAGCGTTCCGTCATGAAAAAACCGACCCGGCGATTTTTCGTGAAATGGGCGAGGTCGGTCTACTGGGCGCCACCATTCCTGAGCAGTACGGCGGCAGCGGACTGAACTACGTCAGCTATGGCTTGATCGCCCGTGAAGTGGAGCGCGTTGATTCAGGTTATCGCTCGATGATGAGTGTGCAGTCTTCGCTGGTCATGGTGCCGATCAATGAGTTCGGCACCGAGGCTCAAAAGCAGAAGTACCTGCCAAAGCTGGCCTCCGGCGAGTGGATTGGTTGCTTTGGTCTGACAGAGCCGAACCACGGTTCTGACCCGGGAGCGATGATTACCCGTGCGCGCAAAGTGGAAGGCGGCTACAGCCTGACCGGCAGCAAGATGTGGATTACCAACAGTCCGATCGCCGACGTATTTGTCGTTTGGGGCAAGGATGACGCTGGCGACATCCGTGGCTTTGTTCTCGAGAAAGGCTGGAAGGGCCTGAGCGCGCCGGCTATTCACGGCAAGGTCGGTCTGCGCGCTTCGATCACTGGCGAGATCGTCATGGATAACGTCTTCGTTCCAGAAGAAAACATTTTCCCGGATGTGCGTGGCCTGAAGGGTCCGTTTACTTGCCTGAACTCGGCGCGCTATGGCATCTCCTGGGGGGCCTTGGGTGCCGCCGAGTTCTGCTGGCACACCGCGCGCCAGTACACCCTGGATCGGCAGCAGTTTGGTCGTCCTTTGGCTGCCACTCAGTTGATCCAGAAAAAGCTGGCCGATATGCAGACTGAAATCACCCTCGCCTTGCAAGGATGTCTGCGTCTGGGTCGTATGAAGGATGAAGGTACGGCCGCGGTTGAAATCACATCGATCATGAAGCGCAACTCCTGTGGCAAGTCCCTGGATATTGCTCGCATGGCGCGGGACATGCTGGGCGGTAATGGCATCTCCGATGAGTTCGGCATCGCTCGTCATCTCGTCAACCTGGAAGTGGTGAACACTTACGAAGGTACTCATGACGTTCATGCACTGATCCTTGGGCGTGCGCAAACCGGTATCCAGGCGTTCTATTAA